The following proteins are encoded in a genomic region of Glycine max cultivar Williams 82 chromosome 18, Glycine_max_v4.0, whole genome shotgun sequence:
- the LOC100796335 gene encoding nucleobase-ascorbate transporter 11 translates to METGSSSEFLDRGKAMRDGTGKRHDVSDAKVEPFVPRSDHNPKELKSWAKRTGFVSDYSGEAGTSANENFDSVGFDVKSVDDQREGGSSPTIEIDPVLGLARPNRDNEIEPVFVSKHRVIRGENDRVLRSKDVWNGAVGSQNQRRKIGDEPGLALAGDGDKKVGLRGNGDANGMTVSTNHDSNSHGVSAVAPLPEQKKEEEGVAEGDVKVNLFPEGEESSGREWQGSSGLKYSITENPGLVPLIYYGLQHYLSLVGSLVLIPLIMVPTMGGTDNDTANVISTMLFLSGITTILHSYFGTRLPLVQGSSFVYLAPALVIINAEEFRNLTHHKFRHIMRELQGAIIVGSIFQCILGLSGLMSLLLRIINPIVVAPTVAAVGLAFFSYGFPQAGTCIEISIPQIALVLLFTLHLRGISIFGHHTFRIYAVPLSVTLTWIYASFLTAGGAYNYKGCNPNIPSSNILTDACRKHAYTMKHCRTDISNALLTSAWLRIPYPLQWGFPIFHFRTCIIMTVVSLVASVDSVGTYHSASLQVNLRPPTPGVVSRGIALEGFCSILAGLWGSGTGSTTLTENVHTIDTTKVASRRVVELGAAFMILFSFMGKVGALIASIPQGLAASVLCFIWALIAALGLSNLQYGQCTSFRNMTIVGVSFFLGLSIPAYFQQYKPQTSLILPAYLVPYGAASSGPFHSGNKQLDFAINALMSLNMVITLLVAFILDNTVPGSKQERGVYIWSRAEDIATDPSLQSAYSLPKKIARCFRWAKCLGV, encoded by the exons ATGGAAACCGGGTCGAGTTCGGAGTTCTTAGATAGGGGAAAGGCTATGAGGGATGGCACTGGCAAGAGACATGATGTTAGTGATGCAAAAGTTGAGCCCTTTGTGCCAAGAAGTGATCACAATCCTAAAGAGTTGAAGTCATGGGCAAAGAGAACTGGGTTTGTGTCTGATTACTCTGGGGAAGCTGGGACTAGTGCTAATGAGAATTTTGATAGTGTTGGGTTTGATGTGAAGAGTGTTGATGATCAGAGAGAAGGAGGGTCCTCTCCCACGATAGAGATTGATCCGGTGCTGGGGTTGGCAAGGCCTAATCGGGACAATGAGATTGAGCCGGTTTTTGTGTCCAAGCATCGAGTCATAAGGGGTGAGAATGATAGAGTTTTGAGGTCAAAGGATGTGTGGAATGGAGCAGTGGGGAGCCAAAACCAGAGAAGGAAAATTGGGGATGAGCCTGGTTTGGCTTTGGCTGGTGATGGTGACAAGAAAGTTGGGTTAAGAGGGAATGGTGATGCTAATGGAATGACGGTGAGCACGAATCATGATAGTAATAGCCATGGAGTTTCTGCGGTTGCTCCTTTGCCAGAGCAGAAGAAGGAAGAGGAAGGGGTAGCTGAAGGAGATGTTAAGGTGAATCTGTTTCCGGAGggggaggaatcttctggaagAGAGTGGCAGGGATCATCTGGATTGAAGTACAGTATCACAGAAAATCCGGGTCTTG TACCTCTTATCTATTACGGCCTGCAGCACTACCTATCATTGGTTGGCTCGCTAGTATTAATCCCATTAATCATGGTACCAACCATGGGTGGAACAGAT AACGATACTGCTAATGTAATTTCGACAATGCTGTTTCTTTCTGGCATCACAACGATACTGCATTCCTACTTTGGCACCCGACTACCTTTAGTTCAAGGGAGCTCATTTGTGTATTTGGCACCGGCATTGGTTATCATAAATGCTGAAGAATTTCGAAATCTTACACATCAC AAATTTAGGCACATAATGAGGGAACTCCAGGGAGCTATAATTGTTGGCTCAATATTCCAATGTATCCTGGGACTTAGTGGTTTGATGTCTCTTCTTCTCAG GATAATCAACCCAATTGTGGTGGCTCCAACTGTTGCTGCTGTAGGTTTAGCATTCTTCAGCTACGGCTTTCCACAAGCTGGAACATGCATAGAAATTAGCATTCCGCAGATAGCATTAGTTCTATTATTCACACTG CATCTTCGAGGAATATCTATTTTTGGACACCACACATTTCGAATTTATGCT GTTCCCTTGAGTGTTACATTAACTTGGATATATGCGTCCTTTTTAACAGCTGGGGGAGCTTATAACTACAAAGGATGCAATCCCAATATCCCAAGTTCAAACATTTTGACTGATGCATGCAGAAAGCATGCTTATACCATGAAACATTGCAGGACTGATATATCCAACGCACTGTTAACTTCTGCATGGCTCAGAATTCCTTACCCTTTACAGTGGGGTTTTCCTATTTTCCATTTTAGGACTTGCATAATCATGACCGTAGTGTCGCTGGTTGCCTCTGTGGATTCA GTTGGAACTTATCATTCTGCATCACTGCAAGTCAATTTGAGGCCTCCAACTCCAGGAGTTGTGAGCCGAGGAATTGCATTGGAGGGTTTCTGTAGTATATTGGCTGGTCTTTGGGGTTCCGGAACTGGATCAACCACCTTGACAGAAAATGTTCACACAATTGACACAACAAAGGTGGCAAGTCGGAGGGTGGTGGAACTTGGAGCAGCTTTCATGATTCTCTTCTCCTTTATGG GAAAAGTGGGTGCTCTTATTGCTTCCATTCCACAGGGCTTGGCTGCTTCTGTACTGTGTTTCATTTGGGCTCTTATAGCAGCTTTGGGCCTTTCAAACTTACAGTATGGTCAATGTACCAGCTTCAGGAACATGACAATAGTTGGTGTTTCGTTTTTCCTTGGTCTATCAATCCCTGCCTATTTTCAACAATACAAGCCTCAAACCAGTCTGATACTGCCTGCTTACCTGGTACCTTATGGGGCTGCATCTAGTGGACCATTCCATTCTGGCAATAAACAA CTTGATTTTGCAATCAATGCTCTTATGTCCTTAAACATGGTGATTACACTTTTGGTGGCATTCATACTGGACAACACTGTCCCGGGAAGTAAACAAGAACGAGGGGTGTATATATGGTCACGAGCTGAAGATATTGCAACTGATCCTTCTCTGCAATCCGCATATTCTTTGCCAAAGAAAATTGCTAGGTGTTTCCGTTGGGCGAAATGTTTGGGAGTCTGA
- the LOC100795815 gene encoding putative U-box domain-containing protein 50, translated as MDATETEKIYVAVGYDIVDGFQTLSWAMKKWNSHPCSIVILHVNYNTSKKYVPTLLGKLPAKGASEKILERIRKHEQRIIQKLLSKYIALCDNVPAETLEVEKFDEPMEKRTIDLIHGLGITKLIMGFSFMKPSLKSEVDVNGLFYVNQHKPPFCELFVIFGGKQVTPRVKNDEIIMEDDNGFKIASMRDKINCIDWLERMFFDKTIDTQHRSSCAPSSSSTNFEPYLNQNEWKFSFQEIENYAQELMSLNLEEGSSGQDNHVSHFNPVEPYVKERNSSNNMSAAENIDILKDKVNEAYRTIQLKRKEDEANWERHEKAEWAIYLCNRREEELEYLIKEEVTRKEELRKDLDAEKEQFHKIKMDIEDSKKKLSLVAEQQSELLNRLHIYTLAVPQAETKLGKALAEKTEMLMEMDGLRKQRNAMNRSIEFFQRKRCHKNECRLIEKGCGLREYTKEEITLATQNFSEQMRLKSDGNWTNVYRGQINHSTVAIKMLNHVPDLSQLDFQAKVRNLGKIRQPHLVAMLGFCSEPKCLVLEYMNNGSLEEMLFCKSKNRVLSWRDCIRIAIEVCSGLGFLNAAQPKPIVHCHPSPSKILLDCNLVAKITGFGLHGCSEECNDNSSDMKAIGVLLQNLLNGRRNLVTMDTEACFDEIGEQWPFDVARDVMGLAMRCMSMNCEPNGEMSITRVVEELNEIRKKGDDMVAREGWRNINGGNVHGQDSTHVPSVFICPILQRIMKNPHIAADGFSYELEAIEEWLQSGHDISPKNLKLKHKLLTPNHTLRSLIEDWQGKRSAKVAN; from the exons ATGGATGCAACCGAGACAGAAAAAATCTACGTTGCAGTTGGCTATGATATTGTAGATGGATTTCAAACTTTGAGTTGGGCGATGAAGAAATGGAATTCCCATCCTTGCTCTATTGTCATTCTTCATGTGAATTACAACACTTCCAAGAAATATGTTCCCACACTCC TCGGAAAACTCCCTGCAAAAGGCGCGTCTGAAAAGATACTGGAACGTATCCGGAAACATGAGCAAAGGATAATCCAGAAGCTCCTTTCCAAGTATATAGCTTTATGTGACAAT GTGCCAGCTGAAACACTTGAAGTTGAGAAATTTGATGAGCCAATGGAAAAGCGCACTATAGACTTGATCCATGGTCTAGGAATAACGAAATTGATCATGGGATTTTCATTCATGAAGCCTTCCTT GAAATCGGAAGTTGACGTTAACGGATTGTTCTACGTTAATCAGCACAAGCCACCCTTTTGTGAGTTGTTCGTTATCTTTGGAGGGAAACAAGTTACACCTCGAGTGAAGAATGACGAGATAATCATGGAGGATGATAATGGGTTCAAGATTGCCAGCATGAGAGATAAGATAAATTGTATAGATTGGCTAGAGAGAATGTTCTTTGATAAAACCATTGACACCCAACATAGAAGTTCTTGCGcaccatcatcatcttcaacaaaTTTCGAGCCGTATCTTAACCAAAACGAATGGAAATTTAGtttccaagaaattgaaaattatgCGCAGGAGTTAATGTCTTTAAATTTGGAGGAAGGAAGTTCTGGCCAAGACAACCATGTTTCCCACTTTAACCCAGTTGAGCCATATGTCAAAGAACGTAACAGTTCGAATAACATG AGTGCCGCAGAAAATATTGACATACTCAAAGATAAAGTGAATGAAGCTTACAGAACCAtccaattaaaaaggaaagaagacgAGGCCAATTGGGAGAGACATGAAAAAGCTGAATGGGCTATTTATTTGTGTAACCGTCGG GAAGAAGAACTTGAATATCTAATAAAGGAAGAAGTGACAAGAAAGGAAGAACTGAGGAAGGATCTGGATGCAGAAAAAGAacaatttcacaaaattaaaatggatattGAGGATAGCAAGAAAAAGCTTAGTTTAGTGGCAGAGCAACAATCAGAGCTCCTAAACAGGCTTCATATTTACACATTGGCAGTGCCACAAGCTGAAACCAAACTAGGGAAGGCATTGGCTGAAAAGACAGAGATGCTTATGGAGATGGATGGTCTAAGGAAACAAAGGAATGCAATGAATAGAAGCATTGAATTTTTTCAGAGAAAAAGATGCCACAAGAATGAGTGTAGGCTGATAGAAAAGGGTTGTGGTTTGAGGGAGTACACAAAGGAGGAGATCACCTTAGCCACCCAAAACTTTTCAGAGCAAATGAGGTTGAAATCGGATGGGAATTGGACCAATGTGTACAGAGGACAAATTAATCATTCCACTGTTGCAATCAAGATGCTCAATCATGTTCCTGACTTGTCCCAACTAGATTTCCAAGCCAAG GTGAGGAATCTTGGTAAAATTCGGCAACCTCATCTGGTTGCTATGTTGGGCTTTTGCTCTGAGCCCAAATGCTTAGTATTGGAATACATGAACAATGGCAGCTTGGAAGAAATGCTATTTTGCAAGAGCAAAAACCGGGTCTTAAGTTGGCGTGATTGCATAAGGATAGCCATAGAAGTTTGCTCAGGGTTGGGCTTTCTAAATGCAGCTCAGCCCAAGCCCATTGTTCATTGTCATCCTTCTCCATCCAAAATCCTCCTAGATTGCAATCTTGTTGCAAAAATAACAGGTTTTGGGCTTCATGGGTGCAGTGAAGAGTGTAATGATAATTCATCAGATATGAAGGCAATAGGGGTTTTATTGCAAAATCTATTGAATGGAAGAAGAAATTTGGTGACAATGGATACAGAGGCTTGTTTTGATGAGATTGGTGAGCAATGGCCATTTGATGTGGCAAGAGATGTTATGGGCTTAGCTATGCGGTGCATGTCCATGAATTGTGAGCCCAATGGAGAAATGAGCATAACAAGAGTCGTGGAGGAGCTCAATGAGATCAGAAAAAAGGGTGATGACATGGTTGCTAGGGAAGGATGGAGGAATATAAATGGGGGAAACGTACATGGACAAGATTCTACCCATGTGCCTAGTGTTTTCATTTGCCCTATCCTTCAG AGAATAATGAAAAATCCACATATAGCAGCAGATGGATTTTCTTATGAGCTAGAAGCAATAGAAGAGTGGTTGCAATCGGGGCATGACATATCACCCAAAAACCTGAAGCTGAAGCACAAATTACTTACCCCTAATCATACCCTCCGTTCCCTAATTGAGGACTGGCAAGGCAAGAGATCAGCTAAAGttgcaaattaa